The Mauremys reevesii isolate NIE-2019 linkage group 1, ASM1616193v1, whole genome shotgun sequence genome has a segment encoding these proteins:
- the LOC120395821 gene encoding C-type lectin domain family 1 member B-like: MTEEITYADLEFNKSYALENIPKPAAPEEKGLLTLFPWRLAALILLTLCLALMVGLLALGVVFFQVTNICQEENVKLKEKEKALQTNFSSRLQEIRERLCLEGEVKNKNNEMSCTLCPTNWQRMGDDTCYYISSGKKTWEGSRNFCASQNSTLLMIKDKQKLDYIGQYFIKEMYWIGLSRKTEMDDWFWEDTTALSSSEKRISVYNEAECCAFLWKKYIYGWKGCNENNFWICEKAPIQLRLTDNQ, from the exons ATGACAGAGGAAATAACATATGCGGATCTGGAATTTAATAAATCTTATGCACTGGAAAATATCCCAAAGCCTGCTGCTCCTGAGGAAAAAG GTCTTCTCACTTTGTTCCCATGGCGTCTGGCTGCCCTGATTTTGCTCACATTGTGCCTGGCGTTAATGGTAGGACTGCTAGCCCTGGGGGTTGTGT TTTTCCAGGTTACCAACATCTGCCAGGAAGAGAATGTAAAACTCAAAGAGAAGGAGAAAGCTCTGCAAACAAATTTCTCAAGCAGGCTGCAAGAAATAAGAGAGAGATTGTGTTTGGAAGGGGAAGTGAAGAATAAAAATAATG AAATGAGTTGTACACTCTGCCCCACAAACTGGCAACGAATGGGGGATGACACCTGTTACTACATTTCTTCAGGGAAGAAGACATGGGAGGGGAGTCGGAACTTCTGTGCCTCACAAAATTCCACCCTTCTTATGATAAAAGACAAGCAGAAGCTG GATTACATAGGTcaatattttattaaagaaatgTACTGGATTGGATTATCACGTAAAACTGAAATGGATGACTGGTTTTGGGAGGACACCACAGCTCTTTCTTCATCAGAAAAGAG GATCTCTGTTTACAATGAGGCTGAGTGCTGTGCATTTCTGTGGAAGAAGTATATTTATGGCTGGAAAGGCTGTAATGAGAACAATTTCTGGATCTGTGAGAAGGCACCCATCCAGCTGAGGCTAACAGACAATCAGTAG